The Sandaracinaceae bacterium genome contains a region encoding:
- a CDS encoding excinuclease ABC subunit UvrA yields MRTDAPHPADQHDLIRVEGARENNLRNVSVAIPKRRLTVFTGVSGSGKSSLVFGTIAAESQRMINETYSAFVQGFMPSLSRPDVDVLSGLTTAILVDQERMGKNARSTVGTATDADAMLRVLFSRIGQPYVGSPKAFSFNVPSVTGAGAITLDKGGGKTERRSFTVTGGMCPRCEGLGFATDIDLAQLFDESKSLNEGAITIPGYTADGWHVRIFAQSGFLDGDKPIRDYSTQERQDFLYKEPTKVRVSNANLTYEGLVPRVQKSFLSKDKEALQPHIRAFVERAVTFDTCPACQGTRLNEGARSAKVAGINIAEACAMQISDLAVWARGIEDERVAPLLTALRHTLDSFVDIGLGYLSLDRGSGTLSGGEAQRTKMIRHLGSSLTDVTYVFDEPTIGLHPHDIERMNALLLQLRDKGNTVLVVEHKPEVISLADHVVDLGPGAGVAGGEVVFSGSVAGLRESGTLTGRHLGDRASLKPTVRTPSGWLEVRGANGHNLKDVSVDIPLGVLVVVTGVAGSGKSTLIEGSVSGREGVVSIDQGAIGGSRRSNPATYTGLLDPIRKAFAKANGVKPALFSANSEGACPTCNGAGVIYTDLGMMAGVSSVCEDCEGRRFEASVLSHRLGELSIADVLDLSVDDARVFFGSKATRVPQALSILRRLQEVGLGYLRLGQPLPTLSGGERQRLKLATHMGAEGGVYVLDEPTVGLHLADIAVLLRMLDTLVDSGKSVIVIEHHLAVMAHADWIVDLGPGAGHDGGRVVFEGPPADLVAGAETLTGQHLAGFVGARG; encoded by the coding sequence ATGCGCACCGACGCTCCGCATCCCGCCGACCAGCACGACCTGATCCGCGTCGAGGGGGCGCGGGAGAACAACCTGCGCAACGTGAGCGTCGCCATCCCCAAGCGCCGCCTGACGGTGTTCACGGGGGTCTCCGGCTCGGGCAAGTCATCGCTCGTGTTCGGCACCATCGCGGCCGAGTCGCAGCGCATGATCAACGAGACCTACAGCGCGTTCGTGCAGGGCTTCATGCCCAGCCTCTCGCGCCCTGACGTCGACGTACTCTCGGGCCTGACCACCGCCATCCTCGTGGACCAAGAGCGCATGGGGAAGAACGCGCGCTCCACGGTCGGGACCGCCACCGACGCCGACGCGATGTTGCGCGTGCTGTTCAGTCGCATCGGCCAGCCATACGTGGGGTCGCCCAAGGCGTTCTCGTTCAACGTGCCCTCGGTCACGGGCGCAGGGGCCATCACCCTCGACAAGGGGGGTGGCAAGACCGAGCGGCGCTCGTTCACGGTGACGGGTGGGATGTGCCCGCGCTGCGAGGGGCTCGGCTTCGCGACCGACATCGACCTCGCGCAGCTCTTCGACGAGAGCAAGTCGCTCAACGAGGGCGCCATCACCATCCCCGGCTACACCGCCGATGGCTGGCACGTACGCATCTTCGCGCAGTCCGGCTTCCTCGACGGGGACAAGCCCATCCGCGACTACAGCACGCAGGAGCGGCAGGACTTCTTGTACAAGGAGCCCACCAAGGTGCGCGTGTCGAACGCGAACCTGACCTACGAGGGCCTGGTGCCGCGCGTGCAGAAGTCGTTCCTGTCCAAGGACAAGGAAGCGCTGCAGCCGCACATCCGCGCGTTCGTGGAGCGGGCCGTGACCTTCGACACCTGCCCCGCGTGCCAGGGGACCCGCCTCAACGAGGGCGCGCGCTCGGCAAAGGTGGCCGGCATCAACATCGCGGAGGCGTGCGCCATGCAGATCAGCGACCTCGCGGTGTGGGCCCGTGGCATCGAGGACGAACGCGTCGCGCCGCTGCTCACGGCGCTGCGACACACGCTCGACTCCTTTGTGGACATCGGCCTCGGCTACCTCAGCCTGGACCGTGGCAGCGGCACGCTCTCGGGCGGTGAGGCGCAGCGCACCAAGATGATCCGCCACCTGGGCTCGTCGCTGACCGACGTGACCTACGTGTTCGACGAGCCCACCATCGGGCTGCACCCGCACGACATCGAGCGCATGAACGCGCTGCTGCTGCAGCTGCGCGACAAGGGCAACACCGTGCTGGTGGTGGAGCACAAGCCCGAGGTCATCTCGCTGGCCGACCACGTGGTGGACCTCGGGCCTGGCGCTGGTGTGGCGGGGGGCGAGGTGGTCTTCAGCGGGTCGGTCGCGGGGCTGCGGGAGAGCGGCACGCTGACGGGGCGCCACCTGGGCGACCGCGCGTCCCTGAAGCCGACGGTGCGCACGCCCTCCGGGTGGCTCGAGGTGCGCGGCGCCAACGGTCACAACCTGAAAGACGTCAGCGTGGACATCCCGCTCGGCGTGTTGGTGGTGGTGACGGGGGTGGCGGGGTCGGGCAAGAGCACGCTGATCGAGGGCTCCGTCAGCGGACGCGAGGGGGTGGTCAGCATCGACCAGGGCGCCATCGGCGGCTCACGCCGCAGCAACCCGGCCACCTACACGGGGCTGCTCGACCCCATCCGCAAGGCGTTCGCGAAGGCCAACGGGGTGAAGCCCGCGCTGTTCAGCGCCAACTCCGAGGGAGCCTGCCCGACGTGCAACGGCGCCGGGGTCATCTACACGGACCTGGGCATGATGGCGGGCGTGTCGAGTGTCTGTGAGGACTGCGAGGGCCGCCGTTTCGAGGCGTCCGTGCTGTCGCACCGCCTGGGCGAGCTGAGCATCGCGGACGTGCTGGACCTTTCGGTCGACGACGCGCGGGTGTTCTTCGGGAGCAAGGCCACGCGCGTCCCGCAGGCCCTCTCCATCCTGCGCCGACTCCAGGAGGTGGGCCTCGGGTACCTGCGCCTCGGTCAGCCGCTGCCCACGCTGTCGGGCGGCGAACGGCAGCGACTCAAGCTGGCGACGCACATGGGCGCCGAGGGGGGCGTGTACGTGCTCGACGAGCCCACCGTCGGGCTGCACCTGGCGGACATCGCCGTGCTGCTGCGTATGCTCGACACGCTGGTGGACAGCGGCAAGTCGGTGATCGTCATCGAGCATCACCTGGCGGTCATGGCGCACGCGGACTGGATCGTGGACCTGGGTCCAGGGGCGGGGCACGACGGTGGGCGCGTGGTGTTCGAGGGGCCGCCCGCCGACCTGGTGGCGGGCGCGGAGACCCTGACGGGACAGCACCTGGCGGGGTTCGTGGGCGCGCGGGGCTGA
- a CDS encoding winged helix-turn-helix transcriptional regulator produces the protein MARMMAPTRGEQLRPELDLTRTVGYLSARVGQAFQRSLVTKLRAAGYSITVEEWRLMRALWAEDGLPQARLGELALKDKGQLSRMISRLVSEGWVERRVDLADRRTPRIHLTAAGRRLEAKLLPLGGAVRASAVRGIDEHTLAAAVSALEQMQRNLDTESPS, from the coding sequence ATGGCACGGATGATGGCGCCCACACGCGGCGAGCAGCTGCGGCCCGAGCTGGATCTCACGCGCACTGTGGGGTACCTCAGCGCGCGCGTGGGGCAGGCCTTCCAGCGCTCGTTGGTCACCAAGCTGCGCGCCGCCGGCTACAGCATCACCGTGGAGGAGTGGCGCCTGATGCGCGCGCTCTGGGCCGAGGACGGCCTGCCGCAGGCGCGCCTGGGGGAGCTCGCGCTCAAGGACAAGGGGCAGCTCAGCCGCATGATCTCGCGCCTGGTGAGTGAGGGCTGGGTCGAGCGGCGCGTGGACCTGGCCGACCGGCGCACGCCGCGCATCCACCTCACCGCGGCGGGCCGCCGGCTGGAGGCCAAGCTGCTGCCCCTGGGAGGCGCCGTGCGCGCCAGCGCCGTGCGTGGCATCGACGAACACACCCTGGCTGCGGCGGTCTCGGCCCTCGAGCAGATGCAGCGCAACCTCGACACGGAGAGCCCCTCATGA
- a CDS encoding amino acid permease, whose product MSTRKPIKRILDEMAGDNRLHRVLGPVSLSSLGVGAIIGTGIFVLTGVAAHDKAGPAVMLSYAFAGVACVFAALCYAEFAAMVPVAGSAYTYAYATLGELAAWIIGWDLVLEYAVASATVAHGWSHYFQNLIGIFGAQLPQVFRTGPFDYDPTTGQLAATGSWLDLPAVLVSGLVTVVLVKGIKESVTFNNVMVAVKLGIVLFVIAVGVQHIDTSNWTPFAPFGYSGVAVFGHVFGQTGAGGEPLGMMAGAATIFFAYIGFDSVSTHAEEAKNPQRDVPIGIIVSLVLCTLLYIAVSAVITGMVPYDQIDIDAPIPAAFAAIGMPWAQLLIAAGALAGITSVLLVLMLSQPRVMLAMARDGLVPKSFFSAVHEKFRTPWKSSILTGAFVALLAGLLPLRVLAELVNIGTLFAFVVVCVAVLVLRRTHPELPRPFRCPWVPVVPLLGVGMCVFLMLSLPVENWLRLVGWLGIGLLIYFGYSAKHSVLRNEPDEGGASGEPSEPQ is encoded by the coding sequence ATGTCGACGCGCAAGCCCATCAAGCGGATCCTGGACGAGATGGCCGGGGACAACCGGCTGCACCGCGTGCTGGGGCCTGTGTCGCTCTCGAGCCTCGGGGTGGGGGCCATCATCGGGACGGGCATCTTCGTGCTGACGGGTGTGGCGGCGCACGACAAGGCGGGTCCGGCGGTGATGCTGTCGTACGCCTTCGCGGGCGTGGCCTGTGTCTTCGCGGCGCTGTGCTACGCGGAGTTCGCGGCCATGGTGCCGGTGGCGGGGTCCGCCTACACGTACGCCTACGCCACGCTGGGCGAGCTGGCGGCGTGGATCATCGGCTGGGACCTGGTGCTGGAGTACGCGGTGGCGTCGGCCACGGTGGCGCACGGCTGGTCGCACTACTTCCAGAACCTGATTGGCATCTTTGGGGCGCAGCTGCCCCAGGTGTTTCGGACAGGGCCCTTCGATTACGACCCGACCACCGGGCAGCTGGCCGCGACGGGCTCGTGGCTGGACCTGCCCGCGGTGCTGGTGTCGGGCTTGGTCACGGTGGTGCTCGTGAAGGGCATCAAGGAGAGCGTGACGTTCAACAACGTCATGGTGGCGGTCAAGCTGGGCATCGTGCTGTTCGTCATCGCCGTGGGCGTGCAGCACATCGACACGTCCAACTGGACCCCCTTCGCGCCCTTCGGCTACTCGGGCGTCGCGGTGTTCGGGCACGTGTTCGGGCAGACCGGCGCGGGCGGCGAGCCGCTCGGCATGATGGCGGGCGCGGCCACCATCTTCTTCGCGTACATCGGCTTCGACTCGGTCTCCACGCACGCGGAGGAGGCCAAGAACCCGCAGCGTGACGTGCCCATCGGCATCATCGTCTCGCTGGTGCTGTGCACCCTGCTCTACATCGCGGTCTCGGCCGTCATCACGGGCATGGTCCCCTACGACCAGATCGACATCGACGCGCCCATCCCCGCGGCGTTCGCGGCCATCGGCATGCCCTGGGCGCAGCTGCTCATCGCGGCGGGCGCGCTGGCGGGCATCACCTCCGTGCTGCTGGTGCTCATGCTCAGCCAGCCGCGCGTGATGCTGGCCATGGCGCGCGACGGACTTGTGCCCAAGTCCTTCTTCTCGGCCGTGCACGAGAAGTTCCGCACACCGTGGAAGTCGTCCATCCTCACCGGCGCGTTCGTGGCGCTGCTGGCCGGCCTGCTGCCGCTGCGCGTGCTGGCCGAGCTGGTGAACATCGGCACGCTCTTCGCGTTCGTGGTGGTGTGCGTGGCCGTGCTGGTGCTGCGCCGCACGCACCCCGAGCTGCCGCGCCCCTTCCGCTGCCCGTGGGTGCCCGTGGTGCCGCTGCTGGGCGTGGGCATGTGCGTGTTCCTGATGCTCTCGCTGCCGGTGGAGAACTGGCTGCGCCTGGTGGGCTGGCTGGGGATCGGCCTGCTCATCTACTTCGGTTACAGCGCCAAGCACAGCGTGCTGCGCAACGAGCCCGACGAGGGTGGCGCATCGGGTGAGCCCTCAGAGCCTCAGTGA